The Macadamia integrifolia cultivar HAES 741 unplaced genomic scaffold, SCU_Mint_v3 scaffold2663, whole genome shotgun sequence region CAAAGAGATCAGAGAACTTGACAGCTGAAATAAGTAACAGCAGCAGGTATGATAGAATCAAGCAAAACAATAGCAACTATAGCCCAAAGAATAGCCAAAGGCTTTTCACAAATAACAAAATTGCCCCATTCCAAAGGGGGGAGGATAGCAATCCTATTTTATGAAGACTAATATGTGTCATTTAACTCACTTTTAGGACTCTATGCCAATTGAACAAGTGCATGTTATGTTAACCTAAACAGACACTTCATAGAAAACCTAATAAAGTACAAATTGAGTCCTATTTGAATAAAGAACTGGTTGAGTTAAgcaaagtatatatatatatatatatatatacttagaTTCAATGACTTGAACCCAAAGAAGGTAATAAGAAACTAGCTCCAAGAATGTGGATAATTAATTATCTGCATAGCAGGCATATATTTCAGACCATGAATCTTTTATGGTAGCAGAGGGctttgggcctatcggcccatcactgatctcgtatgggggcgCAGGGTCTAAGTCCCTGCAGTACAACCTGACCCAATCGGATGCAACCCGATAGATCGACCTGACTTGAAggagtatatatatttttcctaCTTTTTTGTCGTTCAAGTAAGTGAGATTTGGGGATTTTCGAGTTAGGGTTTACAGGGGAGAGTTCCTGCTGCgattttgggtgttcttgagagatctccattgtaatctttCGTCCACcatatagtgaatcatcttcacCTTCAACCGTGGACGTAGCACATCACATCATAGTTGTtatggcgtcgccaaggcggcgactTGGCATcctggtggaaaaaaaaaagtttatggcagtgctacgatttatgtgacacaaatggcggtcgccattggctgataggcgttgccatggcactgccatggacgccaggtcatgcctgattcactaggcgatcgattttttgcaaaatgcagggtgattttgatagggctatgttgatttttgatgatttcatgttgcttaatgttggttttatatgctaaataactttagaaaataggaaaaataaaaaaatagcatactaaataactttagaaaataggaaaaataaaaaatgacacatgggtgatttgaccgccatggcaacgccataacgggtgattcatcgccaaatcgattagccacccctccactgccttgaatcgatttgacgccgtgacaaccaTGCAtcacattggtgtgtgaaccacGTTAAATATTTGTGTCTTTGTGAATCtgtttgttttcctttcttgtttctttggtGTTTATTCTAACACTGTTGAATGCAGGGGTGTCTATCCCTGCTTTCTTGGAGTCCTTCCTTTaagacatgtctaaaggaggaTAATAGTGGCTGTcattgtatgaatttttcttttctttaatacgATACAATTccctataaaaaataataaataaatagcaaTGCCTCTTCCATATCCCACCAAGTCTGGATGGAGTTGGACAAAAGTTGTGTTGAACAACTGAAAACACTTCCAGTCAAGGAATTATCAACttcaaattagaaacaaatttCAAAACCTTAGGACAGAGTCATGGAGCTCTACCAATGAACTAATGAAGTCAGTGAAGTCTCTACTAAAGGTTTTGAAAAGAACCTTGCGATCAGGGTGGCATGAGAGAATAAAAAGTGAATCATTTCCCGGGGGAATCTCTGTTCCAAATCTGAACAcattctttttgtatttttgcCAAGGGATTGGGTTCTCCGAACATGAGTAGGAAACTCCTACTCACATGGggtttttattcattttcagaggagagagaaaataaaaagggcatacccaatgcacaaggctccagCCACTGCGGGGTCCGGGTAGGGTCattatgtacacagccttaccctcACTTTGCAGAGAGGCTTTTACCCGActtgaacccatgaccactaggtcacaatggagcaaccttgccGTTGCGGCATGGAGTGagaatatgataaaaaaatcgAATGTGAGTACACCTCATGGTCAGATACACTTTTCCCTTTTCCTAATCTAACTTTCAACCcaaagtttctttctttctttcttttttccccagaATTTTCTGATGTTACTTGGTCAGTTTAGGAAAAAAAGTTTGAGGAGTCTACGATGAAGATACCCAAAATTATGCGCCGCTTGATACCTATCTGTTATGCATCTATTGCATTGGGCTTTATTGGTCTGACGCACATCAAAATTCAGAACAGACGAGGGCATGGTGGGTATAATAGGAAGTTCCTTATAGTTTTAGTAGGAAGTGATTTTCACAAAAGTCTGTAAATATATATCTCCTTTGGCATATAACACCAAGGAAGAGATcttccatttcatttctttaaaaCGAAGTTAGTAAAACCCGAAACTTAGATCACTCCTAAAAGCCTTCACAAGCCAAAAACAATTCTGCAGATTAAAACCttttggaagaaaaataaaatataaaatacatgCAAAATTGAGAAAGTGTGAAAAAATTTAAACTCTAGCCAGATTTACATGCTATATTACATCACACTGATGACAAAAGAGATGCTTCACTAACCAGTTGTAGGTGGCTTCAGTTCTCCTCCAGCAGCATATTTACCCATGACCCCACCACACCTGTTAAAGGGCAGAAACTAGAAAGTTTTGTTAGCTTGTTAAGTAGAGGATCTACCCTACAATTTTTTCCTGTAATTCAGATTGAcaaaattaattaagaaaatgaTTACCTTTTCTTACAGATCTAAATCCTAAGCGTTTTGCGTACAAAGGAGATTGCAAATTCGTAAAATTACTACCACAGAAATAAATGGACTAATTAAGtcatggtatatatatatatatatatatataattaaaggTGAAACCAGAGAAGGCACTAAATTGCTTCATACCAATAGAGCGGATATCATCTTAAATGATAAGGAATGGGTTATTAGGGCTTGCAGCTTGCTCATTAGGCTTGCTGCAATAGGCTTCTTTAAATTTGGTGGAAACAGAGACGAGAAAAGAGTTTTAGAAATTATtcaaatcttcttctttctatctgAAACTCCTAGGAGCACCTTCtgataccaaaaaaaatcctcaCAGACTCAATTTGGAACCAAAAGAAGAACAGAACGTCTGGCAGTGCAACATGGTAGGACTCAAActttctatttctccctttaATTGGGCTGGTTGACTAGGCTGCTTGATTTGAATGGTGTGGACTATAGGAGACCAAATTTGTTCCAATTTGAAATGTCAAATTGAAGTAGAACTCATTGATAGAACCCATACTCTatgttttttttccaaatcagGATAATGTTTTTAAAAACAATATCAAAGGATCCCCTATGTTTTATTATGCCTAAAAATCATCAAACGGTCAAAATCATGATGAAATAGATTCCTTTTTCATGATAAAAAGATGGACTTACATAAGTTTGCATATAAGCTTTCATCACTTAAGTATGCTAAGTTGTAGCACTAGGAAAACAGAAATCAAACACAGGTACATCAAttgatatatcatatatgttgtttcttaacatagaatcttttctttttcctttttctgttcaGAGAACTTACATAATTGTTCAGGAACCTCAACCCCATCACACTGTTGTTAGAAATCAGCTTATCAACAAACTGAATATTGTAGAAATTTCAACAAACCCTCGGTAATAAACCTTCTTGGTAGTCTATGCTTTTTTTCCCCTACTTGACAAACTCAATTTGGTCTAAAtcttgacatgtgagcaggggACCTAGGGATCTACCTGTCAACTAAATTCCACTCCATCCAAtcctgccatgtggcaaatataACTGTGCGGACCAGAAATTTGCCTGCACCTTGTTTCAATCTATCTTGCACATGTATGACAGTATGACGTGTTTTTTAACTAACAGGTTCAAATAGAAAACTGCTACTTATGTATCATTACAGAAATTCAACCTTCACTACATAATAGATTTAAACTACGTAACCACACCATAGTACAAAAAAATCTATACATTCACTTACCAACGGAAATAATCACTTCTAATACCCAAAGGTGCCGCAAGCAATATATCAGCAATCCAGGGAGACAACGGCCTTATAGGTTTTTTCTCATGTTGCTGCAAAGATGAATAACACGCTTCCCTCTCAGAAGAGTTACTTGTTGTGGCATGGCTGCCACTACTGCTTCTCTCTGCTTCACAGTTCTGACTTTCAACTTTGTAAATTGGCCGATTATAGTGAGTTAATACCCGTAAAATTTCCCCACATGCCAGAGCCCATTGTTCGGAATATTCATTCTGTAATTCAAGAATGTGTTATGGATAAATGCTTGCTCTTCAACATTAACTATATATgctttatgagagagagagagagagagagattactgcAGGGATATATAAACTTGCAAATCCCAGATAAGTTTCAATGACAGCATAATAAAGTCCACACTATATTATCAGAATTAAATCTGGTGAAGAATTTATTAAACTTTCTTTGTTCTGGTAGAGTTCCATACCTCACTGCTTGGGCAcaccaaagaaatgaaagaactaAATAGAGGACTATTCTTGTCGTACACCAGTGTACCATCAATTATACAGGAAATAATTGGATGGACAACAGCATGGCCATGTTCTGGATGGTGGAGCACAAAGATTGCTGGAAAAGGCAAAATTGGAACGGTTATTGTGCTTTCCCCAGCAACAATTAAGAAGAGAGGGGGCGGGGGGGTTCAATTCATATGATATCAGGAGAAGGTTCTAGTACCCAAAACATCATCAAGAAGGCATTTTTCCTTGGATGGATAATGACTCCGGATTAGCTGTCAAAGGGAGAATAAATTCATTTTAGTTGTTAAAACTTGTCATGGGAATCTTTCATTTAACAATCTTTGAACTTTACAATTGCTATAATTCAGACCAATATTAGCCATCCAACAGAAAACAGATGATCGCAGTAACAACATACCTCGGCAATGTCTTCGGGAAACCTTTCTGATGTGAATTGACCAAAATAATCAACATAAGCAGTAATTTGAACCTAAATGAAATGTCAGATGCATGTGGGTCAATTAAGTAGAAGAGGTGAGGAAAAGTTAGGAATTTGAAAAAGACAATCAGCACATTAAAAGAAATATTATAAAGAACATACTTATTTTCACTTCACCAAGTAAATAGCATGCATAAATGCCACTACGGCAGACCGTATGGTTGAAGCGATATCTTAAAATTCTATTAACAAGAAATGTCAGTAAATGGTAAAGATAAATTAGGCAAAACATTGATAAAAGTAAGGCAAAAGTGTTTTCTGCTCGGCAAAGCAGAGGTGATCAGGAGAAATTAAGGGTCATAAATCTTTGACCCCtgtcaccccccccccaatagtTTGTAGTGCTCGAAATGTACCTACCCAAGAATCCAACAAACTGCCCTTTTTCTCCACCCAGAGCGAAacttctccccccccctcccccaattgTTTGTATTGCTCTCAAAATGTACCTACCAAGATCCAACAGACTgccttcttttttctccaccCAGGAGAATactcccccccctccccccccaaaaaaaaagagagagaaagtaaatcattctcaattttttttttatagaatttcATTCAGTACTGTCCAAGTGCCAATTTTCCTTTCATAAAAAATTCTATGCAATTATCATCCAAGCAAGCCTCAGATCAAATGATTACGATGTTACCTACGGGTAAGGTTTTCCCACCCCACTCGTGAGGGGGAAATCTCCCATGCCACACCAATCACGGCAGGGGGCCCAAATGgttagagaggagagagagtgtaaaTGTGGGCCCGCATGGAATGTAAGAGGGTGTGGCCACATGGGAAAGCATCCCCACACTGCCTGCTAGGGATcgtcttccttttttttcaatAGTTGGAAGTTACTTAGACTAGgatatgggaaaaggttctgTGAACTGCCAATGGAGGGTAATTTAGCACCCTCTCTCCCTATCTTCCTCCtcatcacatgaaatgaccctGCTGCCCTCCTATGTACGAAAATATTCCGCCACATCTCATCGGTGCTCTTCTTTATGCCACTTGCTCATAGAAACCTCTCCCAGTACATTTAGTAGCCTTAAGTTGGCTTAGctaaatttctaaaattataaaaatcaagAACTTAGACATGTTTAGCTAACAAAAAGAGTACCTTGTATGGTAGGATTTTCCTCTTAGAAATCAGTGGATTTGTTTTTCAGGGTGATGAGGCAAAGCTAGAAACAAGTATGGCAGAGAAGCTTCTTGGGAGCGTAATGGAAAAATTCGAAgattttttagagaaaagaaTCCTAATGGAGAACTTTGTATCAAATGCCTGTAATAGCCAAAGTCAATTGTAGGGCTGGATACAAAAAACTGATAAACTTCACTAAGACTGTAAGAACCTAAGAGCTGGTCTTTCAAAGATAAAAAGTTTAAAATTTAATGTGGGAGACTAGAGTAACACAAGATGCAAGGATATTAATGGTCACTTTGTATTTTGAATAGGTTACCTACAAAATTCAAGACTTTAGGATATAACTCATTACTCATGTAATAAGTCAGGCCAATAAACCTCTGCATGTGGAAGAACCTAACTGGTCTTTCTATGCTTAAGAATTACAGGAGGGAGACTAGAGTAAAACAAGATGCAAGGATTTTGATGGTTTAGGTTTGTCTattaaatcctaaattttttAGTGAACTCATGTCATAACTCAGCACTAAAAGGTCTTGCACCTTAGAGGAGATAAGATCTTACAGTACATCCATATTCCTGAATGTGAAATACATGCAAAGAGAAGTGTCCTTACAAGATGGTCACAGGTCGATAAGTGTATTCAGGCTTAACGTAGACGAAGAAGCCAGGGAAAACCCAAGGATAGTAGAGGGAGTGAGGAAATACATGATGTCAAGGGAGGCACTAATTTGGCCTACTACAATTTATCTGGGAAAACTACAAATGTAACTGCAGGGATTAAGTACCGGTTTATGAAATTCACTCTAGAACACAAGCAGGTCTAAAAATGCAATGTTCCTCAGTTTCTCtcctttttaagtttttttctgTCCAATATACATGTAAGAATATCTTCAGAGAGATAAACTCCTCTccactcccccctccccctctccttgTACGAGGTGAATTGCTTTGTAGTACCATAAAGTTTTCAGGGAAAACACATGGTTTTAAATAGACATTGCAAATCTTGTTTCCCATTTTCAATCTATCTAAGGTCATGGGCTTTAAGAACGATCAAAAGGAAAGACAAGaataaagtttcaaaatatcaaAAGGAAAGACAATGTTTCAAGTCAACGGGATCAAGCAAAAGAAGTATTCATGCCTCCCCACAAACAAGCTGAAGTATTGAGTTCACAAGaagttaaaagagagagagagagtggcaccACACTGAAAATTTTAATGTGACCTAGACATTATAGCTACCAATGACTCATTGACTCGTGACAAAAGAATGGCTCCAGAGATTGGCATCAAATCTCTAGCCCTTCTCTAAACTCTGTTAGCTTT contains the following coding sequences:
- the LOC122067005 gene encoding protein GIGANTEA-like, encoding MVSTSERWIDHLQFSSLFWPSPQDAQQRQVQITAYVDYFGQFTSERFPEDIAELIRSHYPSKEKCLLDDVLAIFVLHHPEHGHAVVHPIISCIIDGTLVYDKNSPLFSSFISLVCPSSENEYSEQWALACGEILRVLTHYNRPIYKVESQNCEAERSSSGSHATTSNSSEREACYSSLQQHEKKPIRPLSPWIADILLAAPLGIRSDYFRWCGGVMGKYAAGGELKPPTTG